One Sanguibacter keddieii DSM 10542 genomic window carries:
- a CDS encoding endonuclease/exonuclease/phosphatase family protein, whose translation MTDVSPPVAARTTARLVVLLAVVTALTAELVRASGPLLDRAFTTGVVLAGVTAVGTYAAAGAVLALLCLRREVAGRALLTGVVALVVVRLAVQATGGSLRYALGLLAVAVAIAVLVLAAALAARASGRVVVAGVAGGLALSAGISLAWSTWDPVWRPGVAAWVVPVLLGATALLLASGLRALPAAPAVRGLWLVGPYVGLAVMTVANPAFVSSQTGLPLWTAGPLVLVPTLLATVLLTLPVSRTPRTPAWTDGALVVVLGAATVGVFFGATWPDAPGAGRTVLVVLSLLLLAVGAPLALARALTRPAHRQSVLRLAGAAACAGLGVIVPLLVYQLDYDVPLGVPNTVVPVLVSLLVSLMAARARHRARTDDVEVSTSGAPLRSQLALVVTASALLVVGTAVVLPSSGSSTADSRPAPSEGTITLLDWNLHYGVSPDPGVDLDEIVDVVASSGAQVVTLQEVSRGWVMGGGADMATYLEQRLGMRSVFVPAADRQFGNMVLWDDALGDGTDVARTALPYGAGPQRRSAVSVTLDLDGTPLRVTSLHLQHRAGNIDTRLDQITALLDADPVSGARVVAGDLNAEPGWPEVALLESAGLVSAVDSAGDPDVTTFPSDVPTERIDWVFGDGVTFSDIEVLDTRQSDHRPVVTTVSVGADSP comes from the coding sequence ATGACCGACGTCTCGCCGCCCGTCGCAGCGCGGACCACCGCGCGTCTCGTGGTGCTGCTCGCAGTCGTCACCGCCCTCACCGCCGAGCTGGTGCGTGCGAGCGGCCCGCTCCTCGACCGCGCGTTCACGACCGGCGTCGTGCTCGCCGGCGTCACGGCCGTCGGGACCTACGCCGCAGCCGGCGCGGTCCTCGCCCTCCTCTGCCTGCGCCGCGAGGTCGCCGGACGAGCGCTGCTGACCGGCGTCGTCGCGCTCGTCGTCGTCCGGCTGGCGGTCCAGGCCACCGGCGGCAGCCTCCGCTACGCCCTCGGCCTGCTCGCGGTCGCCGTCGCGATCGCCGTCCTGGTGCTCGCCGCCGCGCTGGCCGCCCGAGCCTCGGGTCGCGTCGTGGTCGCCGGCGTCGCCGGTGGGCTCGCCCTCTCGGCCGGCATCTCCCTCGCGTGGAGCACCTGGGACCCGGTGTGGCGACCCGGCGTCGCCGCGTGGGTGGTACCCGTGCTGCTCGGCGCGACCGCGCTCCTGCTCGCCTCCGGGCTCCGTGCGCTCCCTGCCGCCCCGGCCGTCCGCGGTCTCTGGCTCGTCGGCCCGTACGTGGGGCTCGCTGTGATGACCGTGGCCAACCCCGCCTTCGTGTCCTCTCAGACGGGGCTGCCGCTCTGGACGGCCGGGCCGCTCGTGCTCGTGCCGACGCTGCTCGCGACGGTGCTGCTCACGCTGCCCGTCTCCCGGACGCCGCGCACCCCGGCGTGGACCGACGGGGCGCTCGTGGTCGTCCTGGGGGCGGCCACCGTCGGTGTCTTCTTCGGGGCGACCTGGCCCGACGCCCCGGGTGCGGGCCGTACCGTCCTCGTCGTGCTCTCTCTCCTGCTGCTCGCGGTCGGCGCGCCGCTCGCCCTCGCCCGGGCGCTCACCCGGCCCGCGCACCGCCAGAGCGTCCTCCGGCTGGCGGGGGCCGCAGCGTGCGCCGGCCTCGGCGTGATCGTGCCGCTCCTCGTCTACCAGCTCGACTACGACGTCCCGCTCGGCGTCCCGAACACGGTCGTCCCCGTCCTGGTCTCCCTGCTGGTGTCCCTCATGGCGGCGCGCGCGAGGCACCGCGCCCGGACCGACGACGTCGAGGTGTCCACCTCCGGGGCGCCGCTGCGGTCCCAGCTGGCGCTGGTGGTCACCGCGTCGGCGCTGCTCGTGGTCGGCACGGCAGTGGTGCTGCCCAGCAGCGGCAGCAGCACGGCCGACAGCAGGCCGGCCCCGTCAGAGGGGACGATCACGCTCCTCGACTGGAACCTGCACTACGGTGTCAGCCCCGACCCCGGCGTCGACCTCGACGAGATCGTCGACGTGGTCGCCTCGTCGGGCGCCCAGGTGGTCACCCTCCAGGAGGTGTCCCGCGGCTGGGTCATGGGCGGCGGCGCCGACATGGCGACCTACCTCGAGCAGCGGCTCGGGATGCGGTCGGTCTTCGTGCCCGCGGCGGACCGGCAGTTCGGGAACATGGTGCTGTGGGACGACGCGCTCGGCGACGGCACCGACGTCGCGAGGACGGCGCTCCCCTACGGCGCAGGCCCGCAGCGCCGCAGCGCGGTCTCCGTCACGCTCGATCTCGACGGGACGCCGCTGCGCGTCACCTCGCTCCACCTCCAGCACCGCGCCGGGAACATCGACACCCGGCTCGACCAGATCACCGCGCTGCTCGACGCCGACCCGGTCTCGGGCGCACGCGTGGTCGCCGGGGACCTCAACGCGGAGCCCGGCTGGCCCGAGGTCGCGCTGCTCGAGTCGGCGGGCCTCGTCAGCGCCGTCGACTCCGCAGGTGACCCGGACGTCACGACCTTCCCGAGCGACGTCCCGACCGAGCGGATCGACTGGGTCTTCGGTGACGGGGTCACCTTCTCCGACATCGAGGTGCTCGACACCCGGCAGAGCGACCACCGCCCCGTGGTCACGACCGTGTCCGTGGGCGCCGACAGCCCCTGA
- a CDS encoding NAD(P)H-quinone dehydrogenase: MTHTRPTPPVPSETDQQPHGSSDLQATRIVVLGGGPGGYEAALVARRLGADVTVVERQGLGGAAVLTDVVPSKTLIATAEWMTIADTAAELGIRVDGAAGSTSQKHHVDLAAVNTRVMALAAAQSADIRARLEREDIRVVMGQGRLDGPSRVVVDTEPGQAEVVLDADVVLVSTGSTPRVLPTAVPDGERIFTWTQVYNLKALPEKLVVVGSGVTGAEFAGAYNALGCEVVLISSRDRVLPGEDADAANLIEEVFRGRGMTVMGRSRAESAVVVGEGADKHVEVTLSDGTVVTGSHLLMAVGSTPNTEGLGLEEAGVRLTASGHIEVDKVSRTSARGVYAAGDCTGVFPLASVAAMQGRVAMSHALGDAVQPIRLRTVAANIFTAPEIATVGYSEKKLVDQGSKYVTTILPLSRNPRAKMLGMRDGFVKLFSHPEAGVVLGGVVVAPRASELIFPITLAVANRLTADSVADAFTVYPSLSGSIAEVARMSHHRGE; encoded by the coding sequence GTGACCCACACTCGCCCCACCCCTCCCGTCCCGTCCGAGACCGACCAGCAGCCCCACGGGTCGAGCGACCTGCAGGCGACCCGCATCGTCGTCCTCGGCGGAGGACCGGGAGGCTACGAGGCGGCCCTGGTCGCGCGCCGCCTCGGCGCAGACGTCACCGTCGTCGAGCGCCAGGGCCTCGGCGGCGCGGCCGTCCTCACCGACGTGGTCCCGTCCAAGACGCTCATCGCGACCGCCGAGTGGATGACCATCGCCGACACCGCAGCCGAGCTCGGGATCCGGGTGGACGGCGCCGCAGGGTCCACCAGCCAGAAGCACCACGTGGACCTGGCCGCCGTCAACACCCGCGTGATGGCGCTCGCGGCCGCGCAGTCGGCCGACATCCGGGCTCGCCTCGAGCGCGAGGACATCCGCGTCGTCATGGGCCAGGGGCGTCTCGACGGACCGTCCCGCGTGGTCGTCGACACCGAGCCGGGCCAGGCCGAGGTGGTCCTGGACGCCGACGTGGTCCTCGTGTCGACCGGCTCGACCCCCCGGGTGCTGCCGACCGCGGTGCCGGACGGCGAGCGCATCTTCACGTGGACGCAGGTCTACAACCTCAAGGCGCTCCCGGAGAAGCTCGTGGTCGTCGGGTCGGGCGTCACCGGCGCCGAGTTCGCCGGCGCGTACAACGCCCTCGGCTGCGAGGTCGTGCTCATCTCGAGCCGCGACAGGGTCCTCCCGGGCGAGGACGCCGACGCCGCCAACCTCATCGAGGAGGTCTTCCGCGGTCGCGGGATGACCGTCATGGGCCGGTCGCGCGCGGAGTCAGCGGTCGTCGTCGGCGAGGGCGCCGACAAGCACGTCGAGGTCACCCTCTCGGACGGCACGGTCGTCACGGGGTCGCACCTGCTCATGGCCGTCGGCTCGACGCCGAACACCGAGGGGCTGGGCCTCGAGGAGGCCGGGGTGCGCCTCACGGCCTCGGGCCACATCGAGGTCGACAAGGTCTCGCGGACCAGCGCCCGCGGGGTCTACGCGGCGGGCGACTGCACCGGGGTCTTCCCGCTCGCGAGCGTCGCGGCGATGCAGGGCCGGGTCGCGATGTCCCACGCCCTCGGCGACGCCGTCCAGCCGATCCGGCTGCGGACCGTCGCGGCCAACATCTTCACCGCCCCCGAGATCGCGACCGTCGGGTACTCCGAGAAGAAGCTCGTGGACCAGGGGTCCAAGTACGTCACCACGATCCTGCCGCTGAGCCGCAACCCGCGCGCCAAGATGCTCGGCATGCGCGACGGCTTCGTCAAGCTGTTCTCCCACCCCGAGGCCGGCGTGGTCCTCGGCGGCGTGGTCGTGGCGCCGCGGGCGAGCGAGCTCATCTTCCCGATCACGCTGGCCGTCGCGAACCGGCTGACCGCCGACAGCGTGGCCGACGCCTTCACGGTGTACCCGTCGCTCTCCGGGTCGATCGCCGAGGTCGCCCGGATGAGCCACCACCGCGGCGAGTAG
- a CDS encoding purine-nucleoside phosphorylase, which translates to MTTSAAPHQPGADADPFESARDAAAHIARATGIESHDIALVLGSGWGGAADLLGETVAELASDEIPGFGKPAVAGHVGTLRSIRIEATGKHALVLGSRTHLYEGKGVRAVVHGMRTAAAAGAKTAILTNGCGGLNTDWTPGTPVLISDHINLTATSPLEGATFVDLTDLYSSRLRGLAHEVDASLPEGVYVQFPGPHYETPAEVRMAGIMGGDLVGMSTTLEAIAARQVGMEVLGISLVTNLAAGISPVPLSHAEVIEAGQAAGPRISALLAEIVKKV; encoded by the coding sequence ATGACCACTTCTGCAGCACCCCACCAGCCCGGCGCCGACGCCGACCCCTTCGAGAGCGCTCGCGACGCCGCGGCCCACATCGCCCGGGCCACGGGCATCGAGTCCCACGACATCGCCCTCGTCCTCGGGTCCGGCTGGGGCGGCGCCGCCGACCTGCTCGGCGAGACCGTCGCCGAGCTCGCGAGCGACGAGATCCCCGGCTTCGGCAAGCCCGCCGTCGCGGGCCACGTGGGGACCCTCCGGTCGATCCGCATCGAGGCGACCGGCAAGCACGCGCTCGTGCTCGGGTCGCGCACCCACCTCTACGAGGGCAAGGGCGTGCGGGCCGTCGTGCACGGCATGCGGACGGCCGCGGCTGCGGGCGCGAAGACCGCGATCCTCACCAACGGCTGCGGCGGTCTCAACACCGACTGGACCCCGGGCACCCCGGTCCTCATCAGCGACCACATCAACCTCACGGCCACGTCGCCGCTCGAGGGGGCGACCTTCGTCGACCTCACCGACCTGTACTCGAGCCGTCTGCGCGGCCTCGCGCACGAGGTCGACGCGAGCCTCCCCGAGGGCGTCTACGTCCAGTTCCCCGGCCCGCACTACGAGACGCCCGCCGAGGTCCGCATGGCCGGGATCATGGGTGGCGACCTCGTGGGCATGTCGACGACGCTCGAGGCGATCGCCGCCCGCCAGGTGGGCATGGAGGTCCTGGGGATCTCGCTCGTCACCAACCTCGCCGCGGGCATCAGCCCCGTCCCGCTCTCGCACGCCGAGGTCATCGAAGCCGGACAGGCCGCAGGGCCGCGCATCAGCGCGCTCCTGGCCGAGATCGTGAAGAAGGTCTGA
- a CDS encoding NUDIX hydrolase, producing MTEVPGFFRHPGDGWVDCACGRRHWGLVGAAGLLLVRRDAEGRVTEVVLQHRSLESHQGGTWGVPGGAIVPGETAVEGALRESHEEAGISPGAVRVLGEHVLDHGPWSYTTVLAEETPGTVVDVRPTDSESLEVRWVPVDEVTDRELLPAFAAAWPTLLAAVEAA from the coding sequence GTGACCGAGGTCCCCGGGTTCTTCCGCCACCCCGGCGACGGGTGGGTCGACTGCGCCTGCGGCCGCCGGCACTGGGGGCTGGTCGGTGCCGCGGGTCTGCTGCTCGTGCGTCGAGACGCCGAGGGCCGGGTGACCGAGGTGGTGCTGCAGCACCGGTCGCTGGAGAGCCACCAGGGCGGCACGTGGGGCGTGCCCGGCGGCGCGATCGTCCCCGGCGAGACAGCCGTCGAGGGTGCGCTGCGCGAGTCGCACGAAGAGGCCGGCATTTCCCCCGGCGCGGTCCGCGTGCTCGGAGAGCACGTCCTGGACCACGGCCCCTGGAGCTACACGACCGTCCTGGCCGAGGAAACCCCGGGAACGGTCGTCGACGTGCGCCCGACCGACTCCGAGAGCCTCGAGGTCCGCTGGGTCCCCGTCGACGAGGTGACCGACCGCGAGCTGCTCCCAGCCTTCGCAGCGGCGTGGCCGACGCTGCTCGCCGCCGTCGAGGCCGCCTAG
- the efeB gene encoding iron uptake transporter deferrochelatase/peroxidase subunit, with amino-acid sequence MTPHASPDDNQSAPEPGERRQVSRRGVLGIAGAGLVALGASAATGYAAGRRDPEPAPASRSYPLTGEHQPGITTPAQDRLHFATFDLLTDDRDDVVALLRAWTAAADRMMRGLPAGELGPTSGPYDAPPDDTGETEDLDASHLTITVGFGPSFFTDADGAPRFGLDGRRPALLEDLPHFPADALEDARCGGDIAVQACADDPQVAVHAIRNLARLAFGTASVRWSQLGYGRTSTTSTSQSTPRNLFGFKDGTANVKAEEPEALEQHVWVQPEDAGRRPDDATSSDPAPDDAWLAGGSYLVARRIRMTIETWDRSSLREQETVTGRTKASGAPLSGGDEHTEPDFSRTGRDDVPLIDPASHVALAHPSANGGARLLRRGYNYTDGSDGLGRLDAGLFFLCYVRDPARQYVPMQNTLARDDLMSEYLRHTGSGLWAVPPGLPDGSTTGGADGAYLGQTLFET; translated from the coding sequence ATGACGCCCCACGCCAGCCCCGACGACAACCAGTCCGCTCCCGAGCCCGGGGAGCGACGCCAGGTGTCGCGACGCGGCGTGCTCGGCATCGCCGGCGCCGGACTCGTGGCGCTCGGTGCGTCGGCCGCGACGGGGTACGCCGCAGGCCGGCGAGACCCGGAGCCCGCACCGGCCTCCCGCTCCTACCCGCTGACCGGCGAGCACCAGCCCGGCATCACGACGCCCGCACAGGACCGCCTGCACTTCGCGACCTTCGACCTGCTCACCGACGACCGCGACGACGTGGTGGCCCTGCTGCGCGCCTGGACCGCCGCGGCCGACCGCATGATGCGCGGCCTGCCCGCCGGAGAGCTCGGCCCGACCTCGGGCCCGTACGACGCACCGCCGGACGACACCGGGGAGACCGAGGACCTCGACGCCTCGCACCTGACCATCACCGTCGGGTTCGGCCCGTCCTTCTTCACCGACGCCGACGGCGCCCCGCGCTTCGGTCTCGACGGTCGCCGGCCCGCGCTGCTCGAGGACCTGCCGCACTTCCCCGCAGACGCCCTCGAGGACGCGCGCTGCGGCGGCGACATCGCCGTGCAGGCCTGCGCCGACGACCCCCAGGTCGCCGTGCACGCGATCCGCAACCTCGCCCGCCTCGCCTTCGGCACCGCCTCGGTGCGCTGGAGCCAGCTCGGGTACGGCCGCACCTCCACCACGTCGACGAGCCAGTCGACCCCGCGCAACCTCTTCGGGTTCAAGGACGGCACCGCCAACGTCAAGGCCGAGGAGCCCGAGGCTCTCGAGCAGCACGTGTGGGTGCAGCCCGAGGACGCCGGTCGCCGACCCGACGACGCCACCTCCTCAGACCCTGCCCCGGACGACGCCTGGCTCGCCGGCGGCTCGTACCTCGTCGCCCGGCGCATCCGCATGACCATCGAGACCTGGGACCGCTCCTCCCTGCGCGAGCAGGAGACGGTCACCGGGCGCACCAAGGCGAGCGGCGCCCCGCTGTCGGGCGGCGACGAGCACACCGAGCCCGACTTCTCCCGGACAGGCCGCGACGACGTCCCCCTCATCGACCCCGCCTCGCACGTCGCCCTCGCGCACCCGAGCGCCAACGGTGGGGCCCGCCTCCTGCGCCGCGGCTACAACTACACGGACGGCTCGGACGGCCTCGGTCGCCTCGACGCGGGGCTGTTCTTCCTCTGCTACGTGCGCGACCCCGCCCGCCAGTACGTCCCGATGCAGAACACCCTGGCTCGCGACGACCTCATGAGCGAGTACCTGCGGCACACCGGGTCCGGCCTGTGGGCCGTCCCGCCCGGGCTGCCCGACGGCTCGACCACGGGCGGCGCCGACGGCGCCTACCTCGGGCAGACGCTCTTCGAGACGTGA
- the efeU gene encoding iron uptake transporter permease EfeU yields MLPNFLIGLREGLEAALVVGILVAYLVKTGRRDLLPQLWAGVTLAVVGSLAFGALLTFGPRGLTFEAQEAIGGTLSIVAVGLITWMIFWMGKTARHLKTDLHGKLDEAVAAGRWAVLVMAVLAVGREGLETALFLWAGAQATGQTAEPLVGALLGILVAVALGWAVYKGAVRLDLRVFFAWTGLALIVIAAGVLSYGVHDLQEAGILPGLHHLAFDVSAQVPPSSWYGTLLKGTVNFSPATTWLEAIAWTAYIVPVLTVYIRTVWSGSPRTATASTPAQAPAAATDAPTTGGTP; encoded by the coding sequence GTGCTCCCCAACTTCCTCATCGGCCTGCGCGAAGGGCTCGAGGCCGCGCTCGTCGTCGGGATCCTCGTCGCCTACCTGGTCAAGACCGGTCGGCGCGACCTCCTCCCCCAGCTGTGGGCCGGCGTCACGCTCGCGGTCGTCGGGTCGCTCGCCTTCGGCGCGCTGCTGACCTTCGGCCCCCGTGGCCTGACCTTCGAGGCACAGGAGGCGATCGGCGGCACCCTCTCGATCGTCGCCGTCGGTCTCATCACCTGGATGATCTTCTGGATGGGCAAGACCGCCCGGCACCTCAAGACCGACCTGCACGGGAAGCTCGACGAGGCCGTCGCCGCCGGCCGGTGGGCCGTCCTCGTCATGGCCGTGCTGGCCGTCGGACGCGAGGGCCTCGAGACCGCGCTGTTCCTCTGGGCCGGCGCGCAGGCCACCGGGCAGACCGCCGAGCCGCTCGTCGGAGCACTCCTCGGCATCCTCGTGGCGGTCGCCCTCGGGTGGGCCGTCTACAAGGGCGCCGTCCGTCTCGACCTGCGCGTCTTCTTCGCGTGGACCGGGCTGGCGCTCATCGTCATCGCGGCCGGCGTGCTGTCCTACGGCGTCCACGACCTCCAGGAGGCGGGCATCCTCCCCGGTCTGCACCACCTCGCCTTCGACGTGTCCGCACAGGTCCCGCCGTCCAGCTGGTACGGCACCCTGCTCAAGGGCACCGTCAACTTCTCCCCCGCGACCACGTGGCTCGAGGCCATCGCGTGGACCGCGTACATCGTCCCCGTCCTCACCGTCTACATCCGCACCGTCTGGTCCGGCTCGCCCCGCACCGCGACCGCGTCGACGCCCGCGCAGGCACCCGCCGCCGCGACCGACGCCCCCACCACCGGAGGAACCCCATGA
- the efeO gene encoding iron uptake system protein EfeO, translated as MSPTTLRPARPLALTAAALATVLALAACTDNSAPESSADGSGPSTLTVTSTADECTVSAPEAPSGNVVFSVTNAGDDVTEFYLLAEDGLRIVSEVENIGPGLTRDLVLTAKPGSYVTACKPGMVGDGIRSDFTVTDSGTDVAPTGALADQITAATTNYVAYVKDQTEQLLTGTQDFVDAYTSGDDDTARALYASTRVHWERIEPVAESFGDLDPRMDLREADLEEGQEWTGWHLLEKDLWQPTAEANGGTEYVALTPEQRTQYADQLLADTTELNDRVHTADFAEGIDAASIGNGAKGLLDEVATGKVTGEEEIWSHTDLWDFQANVDGAKVAYDGLRDVVLAQDADLAEDLDTQFAEIQTLLDAQRSGDGFVLYTDLTPAQVKELADSVNALGEPLSRLTAAVVL; from the coding sequence ATGAGCCCGACCACCCTGCGACCCGCGCGACCTCTCGCGCTCACGGCCGCCGCCCTCGCGACCGTGCTCGCCCTCGCGGCCTGCACCGACAACTCCGCCCCGGAGAGCTCCGCGGACGGCTCCGGCCCGTCGACGCTCACGGTCACCTCGACGGCCGACGAGTGCACGGTCTCGGCGCCCGAGGCCCCGTCCGGCAACGTCGTGTTCTCCGTGACGAACGCGGGCGACGACGTCACCGAGTTCTACCTGCTCGCCGAGGACGGCCTGCGCATCGTGTCCGAGGTCGAGAACATCGGCCCCGGGCTCACCCGTGACCTCGTGCTCACCGCCAAGCCCGGCAGCTACGTCACCGCGTGCAAGCCCGGCATGGTCGGCGACGGCATCCGCTCCGACTTCACCGTGACCGACTCCGGGACGGACGTCGCCCCGACCGGGGCCCTGGCGGACCAGATCACCGCTGCGACCACCAACTACGTGGCCTACGTCAAGGACCAGACCGAGCAGCTGCTCACCGGCACCCAGGACTTCGTCGACGCCTACACCTCAGGCGACGACGACACCGCCCGCGCGCTCTACGCCTCGACGCGCGTGCACTGGGAGCGCATCGAGCCCGTCGCCGAGTCCTTCGGCGACCTCGACCCCCGCATGGACCTCCGCGAGGCCGACCTCGAGGAGGGGCAGGAGTGGACCGGCTGGCACCTGCTCGAGAAGGACCTGTGGCAGCCGACCGCCGAGGCCAACGGCGGCACCGAGTACGTCGCCCTCACGCCCGAGCAGCGCACGCAGTACGCCGACCAGCTCCTCGCCGACACCACCGAGCTGAACGACCGCGTCCACACCGCGGACTTCGCCGAGGGCATCGACGCGGCGAGCATCGGCAACGGCGCCAAGGGCCTGCTCGACGAGGTCGCGACCGGCAAGGTCACCGGTGAGGAAGAGATCTGGTCGCACACCGACCTCTGGGACTTCCAGGCCAACGTCGACGGCGCGAAGGTCGCCTACGACGGTCTGCGCGACGTCGTCCTCGCGCAGGACGCCGACCTCGCCGAGGACCTCGACACCCAGTTCGCCGAGATCCAGACGCTGCTCGACGCGCAGCGCTCCGGCGACGGGTTCGTGCTCTACACCGACCTCACCCCCGCCCAGGTCAAGGAGCTCGCCGACTCGGTCAACGCGCTCGGCGAGCCGCTGTCGAGGCTCACCGCAGCCGTCGTCCTCTGA
- a CDS encoding acetyl/propionyl/methylcrotonyl-CoA carboxylase subunit alpha, producing the protein MPLISKVLIANRGEIAVRIARACADASISSVAVYADSDREALHVRLADEAYSLDGMRAADTYLDIAKLLDVARRSGADAVHPGYGFLAENAEFARAVIAAGLVWIGPPPSAIDSLGDKVSARHIAQRAGAPLVPGTADPVADATEVHAFAAEHGLPIAIKAAFGGGGRGMRVARTADEIDAMYDAAVREAVGAFGRGECFVERYLDTPRHVETQCLADEHGTVVVVSTRDCSLQRRHQKLVEEAPAPYLSQEQVDALYRSSEAILREAGYVGAGTCEFLVGADGTLSFLEVNTRLQVEHPVSEEVTGIDLVREQLRIAAGEPLGYSSVEVRGHSIEFRINGEDPAAGFLPSPGKITGLRLPTGPGVRVDSGVVEGDTISGAFDSLLAKVIITGATRTQAVERARRALRELEIEGIPTVVPFHRAVLDAEAFVPVGDEPFTVHTRWIETEFADECAALGGTTPTPAPDEDDEPPAATERVVVEVGGKRLEVVIPAGLGISGRARAGAARRPARRAASKASSGSSTTLASPMQGTIVKVAVEEGAVVAEGDLVVVLEAMKMEQPLLAHRAGTVTGLSASVGGGVSAGTAICEIIG; encoded by the coding sequence GTGCCCCTCATCTCCAAGGTCCTCATCGCCAACCGCGGCGAGATCGCCGTCCGCATCGCTCGTGCCTGTGCGGACGCCTCGATCTCCTCCGTCGCCGTCTACGCCGACTCGGACCGCGAAGCCCTGCACGTCCGCCTCGCCGACGAGGCGTACTCCCTCGACGGCATGCGTGCGGCCGACACCTACCTCGACATCGCGAAGCTGCTCGACGTGGCCCGCCGGTCCGGCGCCGACGCCGTGCACCCCGGCTACGGCTTCCTCGCCGAGAACGCCGAGTTCGCGCGCGCCGTGATCGCGGCTGGCCTCGTGTGGATCGGCCCGCCGCCGTCGGCGATCGACTCGCTCGGCGACAAGGTCAGCGCACGGCACATCGCGCAGCGCGCCGGTGCGCCGCTCGTCCCCGGGACCGCAGACCCGGTCGCCGACGCGACCGAGGTGCACGCCTTCGCGGCCGAGCACGGCCTGCCCATCGCCATCAAGGCGGCGTTCGGCGGCGGCGGGCGCGGCATGCGCGTCGCTCGCACCGCGGACGAGATCGACGCGATGTACGACGCCGCCGTCCGCGAGGCCGTCGGGGCCTTCGGCCGCGGCGAGTGCTTCGTCGAGCGGTACCTCGACACCCCGCGTCACGTCGAGACCCAGTGCCTCGCCGACGAGCACGGCACCGTCGTGGTCGTCTCGACCCGCGACTGCTCGCTCCAGCGCCGCCACCAGAAGCTCGTGGAGGAGGCGCCTGCGCCCTACCTCTCCCAGGAGCAGGTCGACGCCCTCTACCGCTCGTCCGAGGCGATCCTGCGCGAGGCCGGGTACGTCGGCGCCGGGACCTGCGAGTTCCTCGTGGGCGCCGACGGCACGCTGTCCTTCCTCGAGGTCAACACGCGCCTGCAGGTCGAGCACCCGGTGAGCGAAGAGGTCACCGGCATCGACCTCGTCCGCGAGCAGCTGCGCATCGCCGCCGGCGAGCCCCTCGGCTACTCCTCCGTCGAGGTCCGCGGGCACTCGATCGAGTTCCGCATCAACGGCGAGGACCCGGCGGCCGGCTTCCTCCCCTCCCCCGGCAAGATCACCGGGCTGCGGCTGCCGACCGGCCCGGGCGTCCGCGTCGACAGCGGCGTCGTCGAGGGCGACACGATCTCGGGGGCCTTCGACTCCCTGCTCGCCAAGGTGATCATCACCGGTGCCACCCGCACCCAGGCCGTCGAGCGCGCGCGTCGTGCGCTCCGCGAGCTGGAGATCGAGGGCATCCCGACCGTCGTGCCGTTCCACCGCGCGGTGCTCGACGCCGAGGCCTTCGTCCCCGTGGGCGACGAGCCCTTCACCGTCCACACCCGCTGGATCGAGACCGAGTTCGCCGACGAGTGCGCAGCTCTCGGCGGCACGACTCCCACCCCGGCACCCGACGAGGACGACGAGCCCCCGGCAGCGACCGAGCGCGTGGTCGTCGAGGTCGGCGGCAAGCGCCTCGAGGTCGTCATCCCCGCTGGTCTCGGCATCAGCGGACGGGCACGCGCCGGTGCGGCGCGTCGTCCTGCACGCAGAGCCGCGAGCAAGGCCAGCAGCGGGTCGAGCACCACGCTCGCCTCCCCGATGCAGGGCACCATCGTCAAGGTCGCGGTCGAGGAGGGCGCCGTCGTCGCCGAGGGCGACCTCGTCGTCGTCCTCGAGGCGATGAAGATGGAGCAGCCGCTCCTCGCCCACCGCGCCGGGACCGTCACGGGGCTGAGCGCCTCGGTCGGCGGCGGCGTGAGCGCCGGCACGGCGATCTGCGAGATCATCGGCTGA